Proteins encoded within one genomic window of Aspergillus nidulans FGSC A4 chromosome VII:
- a CDS encoding uncharacterized protein (transcript_id=CADANIAT00007817), with amino-acid sequence MGVTSTVCEIPPRNRKSTQLAVGWIFIVLTTLALGLRLMARPPLSASFGIDDGIGIGTYVQLLSCTALVDMILMIQGANLGWGTDMWALQAEQIILQMKVDANLQPIFILFTNNSTLCQLFYAGIIAFYLSVSLAKLSILFFYLRIFTTDTFKRIAYTMIFLCSAYGVGSVVTSILDCMPPSYFWTRFDGVSTGYCVSKAAFKVIPPVNIALDVVVMVLPLPLLARLNLPLQKKIRVLSMFSMGVLIIVADILRITHLFHSITAYNITYNGGELSYFGVIESGVGVICICMPAIAALLKRVLPQCFGSLAKRSYLYRTINSRSNTEFGASRSRSQRGAIQPSAYAHTNPNNPVSFSAIAWGAREDERDGDGNTSDIHLTLLPATEIADERIQRPQKALTSR; translated from the exons ATGGGTGTGACAAGCACTGTCTGCGAAATACCCCCACGGAACCGCAAATCCACCCAGCTGGCCGTCGGATGGATCTTCATTGTCTTGACGACTTTAGCCCTGGGTCTCAGACTCATGGCACGACCGCCGCTGTCTGCTTCATTTGGTATTGATGATGGGATTGGAATTGGTACATATGTGCAGTTGCTCTCG TGCACGGCGTTGGTGGACATGATCCTTATGATCCAGG GAGCAAACCTAGGCTGGGGAACAGACATGTGGGCGCTCCAGGCTGAACAAATTATCCTGCAGATGAAGGTAGATGCTAACCTCCAACCCatctttatcctcttcactAACAACAGTACCCTTTGCCAGCTCTTCTACGCCGGCATCATAGCCTTCTATCTCTCTGTCTCCCTCGCAAAActctccatcctcttcttctacctCCGCATCTTCACAACAGACACATTCAAGCGCATCGCATACACAATGATCTTCTTGTGCTCTGCTTATGGAGTCGGGTCCGTGGTGACCAGTATACTCGACTGCATGCCGCCGTCGTATTTCTGGACTCGGTTTGATGGCGTTTCGACCGGGTACTGTGTCAGTAAGGCAGCCTTCAAGGTCATACCTCCTGTCAATATCGCACTCGATGTGGTGGTTATGGTTCTGCCgttgccattgctggcgagACTGAATTTGCccctgcagaagaagatcagggTGCTAAGTATGTTCTCGATGGGCGTGCT GATTATCGTTGCAGATATCCTCCGAATCACACACCTCTTTCACTCTATCACGGCGTACAATATCACCT ACAATGGCGGCGAGCTCTCCTACTTCGGTGTCATTGAGTCCGGTGTGGGcgtcatctgcatctgcatgcCAGCTATCGCAGCACTCTTGAAGAGGGTTCTACCGCAGTGCTTTGGCTCGTTGGCAAAACGGTCGTATCTGTATCGCACCATTAACAGTCGCAGTAATACTGAGTTTGGCGCGTCCCGTTCGCGCTCGCAGCGGGGCGCAATACAGCCGAGTGCATATGCACATACGAACCCCAATAATCCGGTTTCCTTCTCAGCCATTGCTTGGGGCGCCAGGGAAGATGagagggatggagatggaaatACGAGTGATATACACCTGACGCTGTTACCGGCCACTGAAATTGCAGACGAGAGGATACAGAGGCCGCAGAAGGCTTTGACTTCTAGATAA
- a CDS encoding protein aglG (transcript_id=CADANIAT00007818), protein MTNSKARYVLEPVQVTGTTFALNGTTLSYQFHVDEPSADLRSDHFGGSISGPIPVDPEPIVDGWTGMPDRVRREFPDQGRGDFRVPAFRIRQAEGHTVSAFRYREHEIVPGKEVSASGLPGVFGDAHDATTLIVRLVDPYSDLAAELKYTVFPKYDTVVRSASITNKSNSDVTIESLASLSVDFPFDELEMIGLRGDWAREAHRLRRKVDYGVQSFGSTTGFSSHLHNPFVALVHPSTTESQGEAWGFSLIYSGSFTINVEKSSQGLTRVSIGPSQLSWTLKPGETFDSPECVAVYSSTGIGGMSRSLHGLYRKHLMKSKFATEDRPVLLNSWEGLYFHIDQDRMYRLAQEAAALGVKLLVMDDGWFGDEHPRTSDDAGLGDWIPNPARFPDGLTPLVNRITALKVANSQRNMRFGIWVEPEMVNPRSTLYQQHPDWVLHAGNYPRTEQRNQLVLNMSLPEVQEFIISAMSEILNAADITYVKWDHNRGLAETPSPCANHAYMLGAYRVFDVLTTRFPNVIWEGCASGGGRFDPGILQYFPQVWTSDDSDAVERIFIQFGTSLAYPASAMGGHISSVPNHQTGRTTPLTFRAHVAMMCGSFGLELDPAHLTDSERRDIPGLIALAEKISPIVVKGDLWRLALPEDSNWPAALFLSENRTQGVLFFFQLAPMVNHSLPRVRLQGLEDGALYRVDGEGPYSGSMLMNLGLQYSFRGDYGSRLAFIERE, encoded by the exons ATGACCAATTCCAAAGCCAGATATGTCTTAGAGCCAGTGCAGGTCACTGGCACAACTTTTGCCCTCAACGGTACCACACTCTCCTACCAGTTCCACGTCGATGAGCCCTCCGCCGACTTGCGGTCCGACCATTTCGGCGGCTCAATCAGCGGCCCTATCCCCGTCGATCCTGAGCCCATCGTTGATGGGTGGACAGGGATGCCAGACCGCGTACGGCGCGAGTTCCCTGatcaaggcagaggagacTTTCGGGTACCTGCGTTTAGGATCCGGCAGGCTGAAGGGCATACAGTCTCGGCGTTTCGGTATCGGGAGCATGAAATCGTTCCAGGAAAGGAAGTCTCTGCGTCTGGACTACCAGGGGTCTTTGGGGATGCTCATGATGCGACCACGCTAATTGTACGGTTGGTTGATCCATATAGCGACTTGGCCGCGGAGTTGAAGTATACGGTCTTTCCGAAGTATGATACCGTGGTACGCAGTGCAAGTATCACGAATAAGAGCAATAGTGACGTAACAATCGAGTCGCTTGCAAGTCTCAGTGTTGATTTTCCTTTTGACGAACTCGAGATGATCGGACTACGAGGCGACTGGGCGAGAGAGGCTCATCGTCTGCGGCGCAAGGTGGACTACGGGGTACAGAG TTTTGGCAGCACAACCGGATTCTCCTCGCATCTGCATAACCCGTTCGTCGCTCTTGTGCACCCGTCCACCACCGAATCACAAGGTGAAGCATGGGGGTTCTCGCTCATCTACAGCGGATCTTTCACTATCAATGTCGAGAAATCCTCGCAAGGGCTGACGCGCGTCTCCATCGGACCGAGCCAACTGTCTTGGACTCTCAAACCTGGTGAGACATTTGACTCGCCCGAGTGTGTTGCTGTCTACTCCAGCACTGGGATTGGAGGGATGTCCCGTTCTCTCCATGGGCTGTATCGGAAACACCTAATGAAGAGCAAGTTCGCGACCGAAGACCGCCCCGTGCTCTTGAATAGCTGGGAGGGGCTGTATTTTCATATCGACCAGGACCGGATGTACCGTCTCGcacaggaggcggcggcgttgGGCGTCAAGCTGCTCGTCATGGATGACGGCTGGTTTGGGGACGAGCATCCGCGGACCTCTGATGATGCCGGCTTGGGCGATTGGATCCCCAATCCGGCCAGATTCCCTGACGGGCTGACGCCGTTAGTGAACAGGATCACTGCGTTAAAGGTCGCGAATTCGCAGAGAAACATGCGCTTCGGGATCTGGGTTGAGCCAGAGATGGTCAACCCTCGATCCACGCTCTACCAGCAACACCCCGACTGGGTTCTTCATGCTGGCAATTATCCACGCACTGAGCAGCGCAATCAGCTTGTGCTCAATATGAGTCTGCCGGAGGTGCAGGAGTTCATTATCAGCGCGATGTCGGAGATCCTAAACGCCGCTGACATTACATATGTCAAGTGGGACCACAACCGCGGCCTCGCAGAGACACCATCTCCATGCGCAAACCACGCCTATATGCTAGGCGCCTACCGCGTGTTTGATGTCCTCACCACCCGCTTTCCTAATGTCATCTGGGAGGGCTGCGCATCGGGCGGGGGCCGCTTCGACCCAGGAATCCTGCAGTACTTCCCACAAGTATGGACATCCGACGACAGCGACGCGGTCGAGCGGATCTTCATCCAGTTCGGTACCTCTCTTGCATACCCGGCCAGCGCAATGGGGGGGCATATATCGTCCGTGCCAAATCACCAGACCGGCCGCACCACACCGCTGACCTTCCGCGCCCACGTCGCCATGATGTGCGGCTCCTTCGGCCTAGAACTCGACCCAGCCCACTTGACCGATTCCGAAAGAAGAGACATTCCCGGCTTGATTGCTTTAGCGGAAAAGATCAGCCCGATTGTGGTTAAGGGCGACTTGTGGCGGTTAGCTTTACCGGAGGATTCGAACTGGCCAGCGGCGCTGTTCCTTTCCGAGAACCGGACACAGGGCgtgttgttcttcttccaatTGGCGCCAATGGTCAACCATTCCTTGCCACGGGTGAGATTGCAGGGTTTAGAGGACGGGGCGCTGTATCGGGTTGATGGAGAGGGGCCGTATTCCGGGTCGATGCTGATGAATCTGGGGTTGCAGTATTCGTTCAGGGGTGATTATGGTAGTAGACTTGCCTTCATAGAGAGAGAGTAA
- a CDS encoding aldehyde dehydrogenase ALDH (transcript_id=CADANIAT00007819), producing MADLFVDLVAPNGTHYSQPTGLFINNAFVASSGQTITSLDPATDKPIATVHAASAEDVDRAVIAARAALVHPSWKKLPGTERGQLMARLADLMEKNKELFATIDAWDNVLSLTEKSGKPYHIALSEDLVEAIGTIRYYSGWADKTFGQTISTTPAKFAYTIRQPVGVVGQIIPWNYPLSMACWKLGPALACGNTVVLKPAEQTPLSVLVLGSLIKEAGFPPGVVNIVNGYGREAGAALAGHPLIDKIAFTGSTVTAREIMKLAAGTLKNITLETGGKSPLLVFPDADLEQAVKWSHFGIMSNQGQICTATSRIYVHQDIFQLFLSKFKAAVETTSKIGDQWDESTFQGPQITRAQYDRILSYIETAKKGGMAVVTGGSAHAPSSEKNKDGYFIQPTVFTGTDDSHAIVREEVFGPVVVILPFASEEEAIRRANDTTYGLGAAVFTCDLERAHRVAAEIEAGMVWVNSSQDCDPRVPFGGVKQSGIGRELGEAGLEAYTQVKAVHVNMGNKL from the exons ATGGCGGACCTCTTCGTCGACCTCGTTGCGCCAAACGGTACTCACTACTCACAACCCACAGGACTCTTTATCAACAACGCCTTCGTTGCGTCCAGTGGCCAGACAATCACCTCACTCGACCCAGC GACGGACAAACCGATCGCTACCGTCCATGCTGCCAGCGCCGAAGATGTCGACCGCGCAGTGATCGCAGCCAGAGCGGCTCTGGTGCACCCATCGTGGAAGAAGTTGCCGGGCACCGAGCGTGGCCAGCTCATGGCTCGTCTGGCCGATCTTATGGAGAAAAACAAAGAGCTGTTTGCGACCATAGACGCTTGGGACAACG TACTCTCACTCACTGAGAAGTCAGGCAAACCGTACCACATCGCGCTCAGCGAGGATCTCGTGGAGGCGATCGGGACTATTCGATACTACAGCGGCTGGGCGGATAAGACGTTTGGACAGACAATCAGCACGACGCCAGCGAAGTTTGCATATACCATCCGACAGCctgttggtgtagttggccAGATCATCCCGTGGAACTATCCTCTCTCCATGGCCTGCTGGAAGCTAGGGCCGGCGCTCGCTTGCGGGAACACGGTCGTGCTCAAGCCTGCTGAACAGACACCGCTGAGCGTCCTTGTGTTGGGCAGCCTGATCAAGGAGGCTGGCTTTCCACCCGGGGTTGTGAATATTGTGAATGGGTATGGTCGCGAAGCCGGAGCGGCTCTAGCAGGCCACCCGCTCATCGACAAAATTGCGTTTACGGGGTCGACCGTAACAGCACGCGAGATCATGAAGCTTGCTGCGGGGACTTTGAAGAACATCACCCTAGAGACTGGCGGAAAATCACCCCTTCTGGTCTTCCCTGACGCTGACCTGGAGCAAGCTGTTAAGTGGTCGCACTTTGGTATCATGTCCAACCAGGGACAGATCTGCACCGCCACTTCCCGAATCTACGTCCATCAAGATATATTCCAGCTGTTCCTGTCCAAATTCAAGGCCGCGGTTGAGACGACTTCCAAAATCGGCGACCAATGGGACGAATCTACCTTTCAGGGGCCGCAGATTACACGCGCCCAGTACGACCGGATCCTTTCCTATATCGAGACCGCGAAGAAAGGCGGTATGGCCGTAGTCACCGGCGGCTCAGCACATGCGCCTTCGAGCGAGAAGAACAAGGACGGCTATTTCATCCAACCGACTGTGTTCACCGGCACCGATGACTCGCATGCTATCGTCCGTGAAGAGGTCTTTGGCCCGGTTGTGGTGATCCTACCCTTCGCgtccgaagaggaagccatCAGGCGTGCAAATGACACAACATACGGACTTGGGGCGGCAGTTTTCACGTGCGATCTGGAACGTGCGCATcgtgttgctgctgagatagAAGCTGGCATGGTCTGGGTCAACAGCAGTCAGGACTGTGATCCCCGGGTGCCTTTTGGGGGCGTCAAGCAGAGCGGTATTGGGCGTGAACTGGGCGAGGCGGGCCTGGAGGCTTATACACAGGTTAAGGCCGTGCATGTGAACATGGGCAACAAGCTTTAG
- a CDS encoding uncharacterized protein (transcript_id=CADANIAT00007820) yields the protein MPFHADIPQFQPTNDDIERTQAEKKHKETPTMAVDEQKAESVPYRQDVFGDEEHAEVKYKVLKWWQCGLLMVAETISLGILSIPAAIAGLGLVPAIVILLVMGLIASYTGYVIGQFKWRYPHVVSMADAGEVLMGRFGREVLFGGQMLFLIFLMASHILTFTVAMNRLTNHGTCSLVFGVIGLLVSLVFSLPRTMKNMSWLSLASFISIFTAVMIAMVAIGVEHPGGPVKATAETNLVTGFTAALNIILSYASHNAFFNVIAELKEPRDFPKALTLLQCIDITLYLVSGVVIYYFAGDDVKSPALGSINPLVSKVAYGVALPTIIIAGVINGHIACKSIYTRVFAGTSHMHKQDFRAVGSWIGIAVGLWVIAWVVATAIPVFSNLLSLMTALFASWFSFSLPAAFWLFMNRGLWFSSPRKTGITIFNCLVFGMGVVMSLGTILLACICVSSGNGKSSS from the exons ATGCCCTTCCACGCCGACATCCCCCAATTCCAACCAACAAATGACGATATCGAGCGCACTcaagcggagaagaagcacaAGGAAACCCCCACGATGGCCGTCGACGAGCAAAAGGCTGAGAGCGTTCCATACCGACAGGACGTCTTTGGCGACGAGGAGCACGCCGAAGTCAAGTACAAAGTCCTCAAATGGTG GCAATGCGGACTCCTCATGGTCGCCGAAACAATATCCCTGGGCATTCTCTCCATCCCAGCCGCAATCGCAGGTCTTGGCCTCGTCCCGGCCATCGTGATCCTTCTCGTCATGGGGCTCATTGCTTCATATACGGGCTACGTGATCGGGCAATTCAAGTGGCGGTATCCGCATGTCGTCAGCATGGCTGATGCAGGTGAGGTCCTGATGGGCCGGTTCGGGCGAGAGGTTCTCTTCGGCGGCCAGAtgctcttcttgatcttcctcATGGCCAGCCATATCTTGACATTCACAGTGGCAATGAACAGACTGACCAACCACGGGACATGTTCTCTTGTCTTTGGGGTTATTGGGCTGCTGGTTTCTCTTGTGTTTTCCCTGCCCAGGACAATGAAAAATATGTCGTGGCTGTCGCTTGCTT CATTTATCAGTATTTTCACAGCGGTCATGATCGCCATGGTCGCCATCGGTGTCGAGCACCCTGGAGGCCCAGTCAAAGCCACAGCCGAGACAAATCTTGTCACTGGCTTTACAGCTGCGCTGAATATCATCCTGTCATACG CGAGCCATaacgccttcttcaacgtcATCGCTGAGTTGAAAGAGCCCAGAGACTTCCCCAAAGCCCTCACCCTGCTGCAGTGCATTGACATTACCCTTTATCTTGTTTCCGGTGTCGTGATCTACTACTTCGCCGGGGACGACGTCAAGTCCCCAGCACTCGGCTCAATAAACCCATTGGTGTCTAAGGTTGCTTACGGGGTGGCTCTACCAACA ATTATCATCGCCGGCGTGATTAACGGGCACATCGCGTGTAAGTCCATCTACACACGCGTCTTCGCCGGCACCTCCCACATGCACAAGCAGGATTTCCGGGCCGTGGGATCCTGGATCGGTATTGCGGTGGGACTTTGGGTCATCGCCTGGGTGGTTGCGACTGCGATTCCGGTTTTCAGTAACCTTCTTAGTCTTATG ACTGCGCTCTTCGCCAGCTGGTTCAGCTTCAGTCTTCCTGCTGCGTTCTGGCTGTTCATGAACCGTGGCCTGTGGTTCTCGAGCCCAAGGAAAACTGGAATCACCATCTTTAACTGCCTTGTTTTCGGGATGGGTGTTGTTATG TCTTTGGGTACTATCTTACTGGCTTGTATATGTGTTTCGAGTGGTAACGGAAAGTCTTCTTCGTGA